In a single window of the Pirellulales bacterium genome:
- a CDS encoding glycosyltransferase family 4 protein produces MRVLIANDGPIGEGTEGERVLSLVIALADTGHAVRAIDFGASDNGSKRIALRRVLCRRDDPQAELPFEPPCFGAADGSRRGFADLTSEQLHALRDTMRQALDQEIADFDPQIVHCQHVWMMGHLALESGVPYVLTAQADEFAELGRDERYGRLAAEAAENAGRVLVATADLAAEVQKQFGDLEGRIIVLPSMREDAQDASPAMLAELLDIYNRVLDERWGRT; encoded by the coding sequence ATGCGCGTTCTGATTGCCAATGATGGGCCTATCGGCGAAGGCACGGAGGGCGAGCGCGTATTGTCGCTTGTGATCGCTTTGGCTGACACCGGTCACGCTGTCCGCGCGATCGATTTTGGCGCGAGCGACAACGGGTCGAAGCGCATTGCACTGCGTCGCGTGCTTTGCCGGCGCGATGACCCACAGGCCGAACTACCGTTTGAACCGCCCTGTTTCGGCGCAGCCGATGGCAGCCGCCGCGGTTTCGCCGATCTCACAAGTGAACAGCTCCATGCGCTGCGCGATACCATGCGACAAGCGCTCGATCAAGAAATCGCCGACTTCGATCCGCAGATCGTGCATTGCCAGCACGTGTGGATGATGGGGCATTTGGCACTGGAGTCGGGTGTTCCTTATGTTTTGACGGCGCAAGCGGACGAGTTCGCAGAGCTCGGCCGTGACGAGCGCTACGGGCGGCTTGCCGCTGAAGCCGCCGAGAATGCTGGCCGCGTCCTTGTCGCCACCGCGGATCTAGCGGCCGAAGTCCAGAAACAATTTGGTGATTTGGAAGGGCGCATCATCGTGCTGCCCTCGATGCGAGAGGACGCGCAGGATGCCAGCCCGGCAATGCTCGCCGAGCTGCTCGACATATATAACCGTGTGCTCGACGAGCGCTGGGGCCGGACGTAG